A genomic region of Devosia ginsengisoli contains the following coding sequences:
- a CDS encoding flagellar assembly protein FliX → MRIETTNRTTGAGRGSGVGRSGSGVDFVPAGGNAPARVAGNMPVQATGGIDAILALQAVDGPLTGRKKAVRRGASLLDLLDDIKADLLVGRISADRLDSMVAMLSEARERSLPGLDAVLDDIELRVRVELAKFGRFPAA, encoded by the coding sequence TTGCGCATTGAAACCACCAACCGAACGACGGGCGCCGGCCGCGGCAGCGGTGTCGGCCGTTCCGGCTCGGGTGTGGATTTCGTGCCGGCCGGCGGCAATGCCCCGGCGCGGGTGGCGGGCAATATGCCGGTGCAGGCCACTGGCGGGATCGACGCCATCCTGGCTTTGCAGGCCGTGGATGGTCCCCTGACCGGTCGCAAGAAGGCGGTGCGGCGCGGCGCCTCGCTGCTCGACCTGCTCGACGATATCAAGGCGGACCTGCTGGTTGGCCGGATCAGTGCCGACCGGCTGGACAGCATGGTGGCGATGCTGTCCGAGGCCCGCGAGCGCTCGCTGCCGGGGCTCGATGCGGTGCTCGATGACATCGAGTTGCGGGTGCGCGTGGAACTGGCCAAATTCGGGCGTTTCCCCGCGGCCTGA
- a CDS encoding rod-binding protein: protein MFVNNNTQPGSTLTPAQIARVRHQAEELEGVFLNTLTKELFSSIKTDASVMGGGFGEETWRSMQSEQLANSMAQNGGLGIAEQLLPDLLAMQEAANNQNILPGAYK from the coding sequence ATGTTCGTCAATAACAATACGCAGCCCGGCTCGACGCTCACCCCGGCCCAGATCGCCCGGGTCCGCCACCAGGCCGAAGAACTCGAAGGCGTGTTCCTCAACACGCTGACCAAGGAACTCTTCTCGTCCATCAAGACCGATGCCAGCGTCATGGGCGGCGGCTTCGGCGAAGAGACCTGGCGGTCCATGCAGTCCGAACAGCTCGCCAACAGCATGGCGCAGAATGGCGGGCTGGGCATCGCCGAACAACTCCTGCCCGACCTGCTCGCCATGCAGGAAGCGGCCAATAACCAGAACATTTTGCCCGGAGCCTATAAATGA
- the pbpC gene encoding penicillin-binding protein 1C, with the protein MTDTGKSKPPKRWTRWLTLAGFGFFVAACAGAIQLNSTLSGIAETLPPTPDVATLPVSVAVTDRNGMLLRPFTTGDGRWRLPVSRAEVDPRFLQMLIAYEDRGFAEHNGIAWSSMLRAAGQFVMAGRVVSGGSTLTMQVARLIEGEPTRDIWGKLRQMVHADRLEHELSKDEIIDLYLTLAPYGGNIEGIRAATLAYFGKEPGRLTIAEAALLVALPQSPEARRPDRDPVAAKRSRDMVLDRLVATGALPPEDALVAKREPVPTARREFPMLAAHMAAQAVRAQPTARAIELTVDKRLQDALEHLAAGRARLIDPKVSVAIVAADIASGEVLASVGSAGLFSTQSAGFVDMTNAIRSPGSTLKPLIYGLAFELGLAHPESLIEDRPTAFGAYLPVNFDGFNRGTVTIHDALTESLNIPAVVVLDAVGPARLVSRLRRAHADPRLPINTAPSLAVGLGGVGITLRDLVSVYAAIGNGGKPIRLYDGIGPAPKAEIAAPVLDPVSAWYVSDILADVPPPLNGSPGRIAYKTGTSYGYRDGWAIGFDGKTVIGVWVGRPDGAPVPGLAGITGAAPILFEAFDRLGNRKAPLPRAPQGVLFASNSELPTPLRRFRHPDNDMVARVAAPEIAFPANGVDVDLGLTAGDISPLMVKVRNGVPPFIFFANGAPFGRPEFARQSLWEPDGPGFVTLSVVDAEGRADTVTVFLN; encoded by the coding sequence ATGACGGATACGGGCAAATCAAAGCCGCCAAAACGCTGGACGCGCTGGCTGACGCTTGCGGGCTTCGGCTTCTTCGTCGCCGCCTGCGCTGGGGCCATCCAGCTCAATTCCACGCTATCAGGCATTGCCGAGACGCTGCCGCCGACGCCTGATGTGGCGACGCTGCCGGTTTCCGTCGCCGTCACCGATCGCAATGGCATGCTGCTGCGTCCCTTCACCACTGGCGACGGCCGCTGGCGCTTGCCGGTCAGCCGGGCGGAGGTTGATCCGCGCTTCCTCCAGATGCTCATCGCCTATGAGGATCGCGGCTTTGCCGAGCATAATGGCATTGCCTGGAGTTCCATGCTGCGCGCTGCCGGGCAGTTCGTCATGGCCGGTCGCGTCGTCTCCGGCGGCTCGACGCTCACCATGCAGGTGGCGCGGCTGATCGAGGGGGAGCCGACCCGCGATATCTGGGGCAAACTGCGCCAGATGGTGCATGCCGACCGGCTGGAACACGAGCTCAGCAAGGACGAGATCATCGATCTCTACCTGACCCTGGCCCCCTATGGCGGCAATATCGAGGGCATCCGCGCCGCCACCCTGGCCTATTTCGGCAAGGAGCCCGGCCGCCTGACCATTGCCGAGGCCGCTTTGCTGGTGGCCCTGCCGCAATCGCCCGAGGCGCGCCGCCCCGACCGCGACCCGGTGGCCGCAAAGCGCAGCCGCGACATGGTGCTGGACCGGCTGGTGGCGACCGGCGCCCTGCCACCGGAAGATGCGCTCGTCGCCAAGCGCGAGCCTGTGCCCACCGCAAGGCGGGAATTCCCCATGCTGGCCGCGCATATGGCCGCGCAGGCGGTCCGGGCCCAGCCCACGGCGCGGGCAATCGAGCTGACCGTGGACAAGCGCCTGCAGGACGCGCTGGAGCATCTCGCCGCCGGCCGCGCCAGGCTGATCGACCCGAAGGTGTCCGTGGCCATCGTTGCCGCCGATATTGCCAGTGGCGAAGTGCTCGCCTCGGTCGGCTCGGCCGGCCTGTTCTCCACCCAGAGCGCCGGCTTCGTCGACATGACCAATGCCATCCGCTCGCCCGGATCCACCCTCAAGCCGCTGATCTACGGCCTGGCGTTCGAGCTGGGTCTGGCCCATCCCGAAAGCCTGATCGAGGATCGGCCGACGGCCTTCGGCGCCTACCTCCCGGTCAATTTCGACGGTTTCAATCGCGGCACGGTGACCATCCACGATGCGCTGACGGAATCGCTCAACATTCCCGCCGTCGTGGTGCTCGATGCGGTCGGCCCGGCGCGCCTGGTCTCCCGCCTGCGCCGTGCTCACGCCGACCCGCGCCTGCCGATCAATACCGCGCCGAGCCTGGCCGTCGGTCTCGGCGGCGTCGGCATTACCCTGCGCGATCTGGTGTCCGTCTATGCCGCCATCGGCAATGGCGGCAAGCCGATCCGCCTCTATGACGGCATCGGGCCGGCCCCCAAAGCCGAAATTGCCGCGCCGGTGCTCGATCCGGTCTCGGCCTGGTATGTGTCCGACATTCTTGCCGACGTGCCGCCGCCGCTTAACGGCTCGCCGGGCCGCATCGCCTACAAGACCGGCACCTCCTATGGCTATCGCGACGGCTGGGCCATTGGCTTCGATGGCAAGACGGTGATCGGCGTCTGGGTCGGCCGGCCCGACGGCGCCCCGGTGCCGGGCCTGGCCGGTATTACCGGCGCAGCGCCGATCCTGTTCGAGGCCTTCGATCGCCTCGGCAATCGCAAGGCGCCGCTGCCCCGGGCGCCACAGGGCGTGCTCTTTGCTTCCAACAGCGAATTGCCCACGCCTTTGCGCCGCTTCCGTCATCCTGACAATGACATGGTCGCCCGTGTCGCCGCCCCCGAAATCGCCTTTCCCGCCAATGGTGTCGATGTCGATCTCGGCCTGACGGCGGGCGATATCTCCCCGCTGATGGTCAAGGTGCGCAACGGCGTGCCGCCCTTCATCTTCTTCGCCAACGGCGCCCCCTTCGGCCGTCCCGAATTCGCCCGCCAGAGCCTGTGGGAACCCGACGGGCCGGGCTTCGTCACGCTGTCGGTCGTCGATGCCGAGGGCAGGGCCGATACGGTGACGGTATTTTTGAACTAG
- a CDS encoding flagellar basal body P-ring protein FlgI, which translates to MTMVLLPALEAQAASARIKDIVDFEGVRENQLVGYGLVVGLNGTGDSLNNSPFTKQSLQSMLERLGVNTAGENVRTANVAAVMVTANLPPFATQGSRMDVSVAALGDSDSLQGGTLLVTPLLGADGEVYAIAQGPVSINGFKAEGDAATIISGVPTTGRISSGALIEREIDFHLGSQTSLRLALRNPDLTTARRIALAVNDFIGTPTATPEDPATVRLTLPYGFNGNIVDLLTDIEQLMVQTDQTAKIVIDENSGIIVMGKDVRVSSVAVAQSNLTVTIAENPTVVQPNPLSLGVTAVEPNTNLNANLSESALSVVNESVSLQELVDGLNALGISPRDLIAILQAIKATGALQAEIEVL; encoded by the coding sequence ATGACAATGGTGCTGCTGCCCGCCCTTGAAGCACAGGCCGCCTCCGCCCGTATCAAGGATATCGTGGATTTCGAGGGCGTGCGCGAGAACCAGCTGGTCGGCTATGGCCTGGTGGTCGGGCTCAACGGCACCGGCGACAGTCTCAACAACTCCCCCTTCACCAAGCAGTCGCTGCAGTCGATGCTGGAGCGGCTGGGCGTCAACACCGCCGGCGAGAATGTGCGCACCGCCAATGTGGCGGCGGTCATGGTCACCGCCAACCTGCCGCCCTTCGCCACCCAGGGCTCGCGCATGGATGTGTCGGTCGCCGCCCTCGGTGACAGCGACAGCCTGCAGGGCGGCACCTTGCTGGTGACCCCGCTGCTCGGCGCCGATGGCGAAGTCTATGCCATTGCCCAGGGCCCGGTTTCCATCAACGGTTTCAAGGCCGAGGGCGACGCGGCCACCATCATTTCCGGCGTCCCCACCACCGGCCGTATTTCCTCGGGCGCGCTGATCGAGCGCGAGATCGACTTCCATCTCGGCAGCCAGACCTCGCTCCGCCTCGCCTTGCGCAATCCCGACCTCACCACGGCCCGCCGCATCGCGCTTGCGGTCAACGACTTCATCGGCACCCCCACGGCGACGCCGGAAGACCCGGCCACGGTGCGGCTCACCCTGCCCTATGGCTTTAACGGCAATATCGTCGACCTGCTGACCGATATCGAGCAGTTGATGGTCCAGACCGACCAGACGGCCAAGATCGTCATCGACGAGAATTCCGGCATCATCGTCATGGGCAAGGATGTGCGGGTATCGAGCGTGGCGGTGGCGCAGTCCAATCTCACCGTCACCATCGCCGAAAACCCCACCGTGGTGCAGCCCAACCCGCTGAGCCTTGGCGTCACCGCGGTCGAGCCGAATACCAATCTCAATGCCAACCTGTCCGAAAGCGCCCTCTCGGTCGTCAATGAATCCGTGTCGCTGCAGGAACTGGTCGACGGCCTCAACGCGCTGGGCATTTCCCCGCGCGACCTGATCGCCATCCTCCAGGCGATCAAGGCCACCGGCGCGCTGCAGGCCGAAATCGAGGTGCTGTAA
- a CDS encoding alpha-2-macroglobulin family protein — MLQLISKMRVLGLAMVLALGASPALAADHKVTLLQDTDLPGSDYSIIRNTDLDACTAACTDDNICRAFTFNSQSNWCFLKGAVGEQAEFAGAVSGRVSRAPSPAVIEAVRQAELPFPAQSIIDSARSFARGLPQTDAPPPKVTYADLVASAEEAAAAGNSLAAITAYRQALAINANDLAVWQALAQVALTQAETVAGLSEGDNSGDLARLATSAAMNAFLRASEPRDRADALAALANGMEYREMWREVIATYRVSLKLAANEAVATHLDSVVAQHGFRVVNHVVDAEAAAPRVCAVFSDPLPYGSTDLSAFVVVADTPQASIEPEQDQICIGGLLHGGRYAIRLRAGLPSVDGEELLKDVVLDIYIPDRSPFVGFANNAYVMPAGLGGGLPITSVNADVAEVMIYRVGDRSIATAVRDGIFQGSLTEYDAEDIAGRVGEEVWKGEVDLARGKPNELTTTAIPVAETLGQMEAGAYVITAKIKDEQTEYWDSVATQWFIVTDLGLTTVAGDDGVHAFVRSLTDAQPIADAKVRLVAVNNEILGETTTDADGRAVFAPGLARGEGGRAPQLLVAETGDGDYAFLDLSRPAFDLTDRGVEGRPSPGPLDIFATTERGVYRPGETVYLTALLRDERANAVTGLPLTLEVERPDGVISSKQVLSDEGAGGYFVALPLVSEAMRGSWTARLYADPEAQALSSTSFLVEDFEPERLAFEVSAADEPMATGVATEVDVDAKYLYGATAPNLAIEADAIIRPVMSLPDFPGYSFGRLDDTIETNREPLGVVGTTDETGHAVAEIVLPEPQSTTRPLQAQVLLRLVDTNGRSIERSISRPVLASGDRLGIKPVFSDASGLAEGSEARFDIVAVSPEGEAVAKEGLNWSISRVETHYQWYRSGSNWRWEAITTTREVASGTAATPDGGPATIGANVDWGRYRVEVDSSGPDATSSSYEFYAGYYYADAGSDTPDTLQVALDKPGYKVGDTAQLKLDPQFAGTALVMVIDNRVIAMQAVDVPEGGTTVPLEVTDEWGPGAYVTAILYRPSDVAEKRMPSRALGLAFADVEPGDRKLDVSLDTPEVTLPRQSFTTTVELGNLAAGQQAYVAVAAVDLGILNLTNFKVPDPDGWYFGQRQLGMDIRDLYGSLIDPTQGLSGAMRSGGDGGSSRTGTPPPTSVLVALHSGIVEVDADGKATITFDMPDFSGTVRVMAMAWTDTAVGHASADVIVRDPVVVTLSPPRFLRVGDESRLLVEINNVGGADGSYGVSLSTGEGIATPAANSDVELAQGERTALDLRLNGMQIGDWPVVLTITAPDGSTQTKELLLGVRPTSAPVTTSRVLPIKAGESITVGPDYFESYMTDTGAMTLAIGPIARLDVPGLLLALDRYPYGCAEQVSSRALPLLYLNDVAKLVGVAEDDKLNQTVTDAIANLLSKQSSNGGFGLWGPFDGGDLWLDGYVTDFLLRAKAAGYAVPEQSLTMAFDNLANQLSYASDFDDGGEDIAYALYDLARAGRVSMGDLRYYHEARLQAFGSPLAQAQLGAALALYGDPTRAKTAFEAAIVGLKSPDNIKRYRGDYGSRMRDYAGVLALAAEFKPAGVNLTELANELAKLRDRARYTSTQEDSWTLMAAAALGASSTDGSITLDGEALTGQVYRRYDQAGFAPVEIANTGAADTEAKVTVTGYPITPPPATSDGFTIAREYFLPDGTPVDPQAAPIAQNDRLVVVLTVRPQNLGSGQYLLADPLPAGFEIENPDLSAGSGVADFSWLELNAATHVESRTDQYVAAFRYFDQTGTFTTAYLVRAVSPGTFVLPGATVEDMYRPEFRANTAAGAIEVTPTGP; from the coding sequence ATGCTGCAGCTCATCTCGAAGATGCGCGTGCTGGGGCTGGCCATGGTTTTGGCCCTGGGCGCCTCTCCGGCGCTGGCGGCTGACCATAAGGTCACGCTGCTGCAGGACACCGATCTCCCCGGTTCCGATTATTCGATTATCCGCAATACCGACCTCGATGCCTGCACTGCGGCATGCACCGACGACAATATCTGCCGCGCCTTCACCTTCAACAGCCAGTCCAACTGGTGCTTCCTCAAGGGCGCGGTCGGCGAGCAGGCCGAATTTGCCGGCGCCGTATCGGGTCGCGTCAGCCGGGCGCCGTCCCCGGCGGTGATCGAAGCGGTCCGCCAGGCCGAATTGCCGTTCCCTGCCCAGAGCATCATCGATTCCGCCCGCAGCTTTGCCCGTGGCCTGCCGCAGACCGATGCGCCGCCGCCTAAGGTGACCTATGCCGACCTCGTGGCCTCCGCCGAGGAGGCCGCAGCGGCCGGCAATTCCCTCGCCGCCATCACCGCCTACCGGCAGGCCCTGGCCATCAATGCCAATGATCTTGCCGTCTGGCAGGCTTTGGCGCAGGTGGCGCTGACGCAGGCCGAAACCGTTGCGGGCCTGTCGGAAGGCGACAATAGCGGCGACCTGGCGCGCCTGGCCACGTCGGCGGCCATGAATGCCTTCCTGCGCGCCAGCGAGCCGCGGGACCGTGCCGATGCCCTGGCCGCCCTGGCCAATGGCATGGAATATCGCGAAATGTGGCGCGAAGTCATCGCGACCTATCGCGTGAGCCTGAAGCTGGCGGCCAATGAGGCCGTGGCTACCCATCTCGACAGCGTCGTCGCCCAGCATGGCTTCCGCGTGGTCAATCACGTCGTCGATGCCGAGGCCGCCGCGCCGCGCGTCTGCGCCGTCTTCTCCGATCCATTGCCCTATGGCTCGACCGACCTGTCCGCCTTCGTGGTCGTGGCCGATACGCCGCAGGCCTCCATCGAGCCTGAACAGGACCAGATCTGCATTGGCGGCCTGCTGCATGGCGGGCGCTATGCCATTCGCCTGCGCGCCGGCCTGCCGTCGGTTGATGGCGAGGAACTGCTCAAGGATGTCGTGCTCGACATCTATATACCGGATCGCTCGCCCTTCGTCGGCTTTGCCAACAATGCCTATGTCATGCCGGCCGGTCTCGGCGGCGGGCTGCCGATCACCTCGGTCAATGCCGATGTGGCCGAAGTCATGATCTATCGCGTAGGCGACCGCTCGATCGCGACCGCCGTGCGCGACGGCATCTTCCAGGGAAGCCTCACCGAATACGACGCCGAGGACATTGCCGGTCGCGTCGGCGAAGAAGTCTGGAAGGGCGAGGTCGATCTCGCCCGGGGCAAGCCCAATGAACTGACCACCACCGCCATTCCCGTCGCCGAAACGCTCGGCCAGATGGAAGCCGGCGCCTATGTCATCACCGCCAAGATCAAGGATGAGCAGACCGAATATTGGGACAGCGTGGCCACGCAGTGGTTCATCGTCACCGATCTGGGCCTGACCACTGTCGCCGGTGATGATGGCGTGCATGCTTTCGTGCGCAGCCTCACCGACGCACAGCCGATTGCCGATGCCAAGGTGCGCCTCGTCGCCGTCAATAACGAAATCCTGGGCGAGACCACCACCGATGCCGATGGCCGCGCCGTCTTCGCGCCGGGCCTGGCGCGGGGCGAAGGGGGCAGGGCGCCGCAATTGCTGGTCGCCGAAACCGGCGACGGCGACTACGCCTTCCTCGACCTCAGCCGTCCGGCCTTCGATCTCACCGATCGGGGCGTGGAAGGGCGGCCCTCGCCCGGTCCGCTGGATATCTTCGCCACCACCGAACGCGGCGTCTATCGCCCCGGCGAAACCGTCTATCTCACCGCCTTGCTGCGCGACGAACGCGCCAATGCCGTCACCGGCCTGCCCCTGACCCTGGAAGTCGAGCGCCCGGATGGCGTCATTTCCAGCAAGCAGGTGTTGAGCGATGAAGGCGCCGGCGGCTATTTCGTGGCCTTGCCGCTGGTCTCAGAGGCCATGCGCGGTTCCTGGACCGCCCGGCTCTATGCCGATCCCGAGGCGCAGGCGCTGTCCAGCACCAGCTTCCTCGTGGAAGATTTCGAACCCGAGCGGCTGGCCTTCGAAGTCAGCGCCGCCGACGAGCCGATGGCAACCGGTGTCGCGACCGAAGTCGATGTCGACGCCAAATATCTCTATGGCGCCACCGCGCCAAATCTCGCCATCGAGGCCGATGCCATTATCCGCCCGGTGATGAGCCTGCCCGATTTCCCCGGCTACAGCTTCGGCCGGCTGGATGACACGATCGAGACCAATCGCGAGCCGCTGGGCGTGGTCGGCACGACCGACGAGACCGGCCATGCCGTGGCCGAAATCGTGCTGCCCGAACCGCAATCCACCACCCGTCCGTTGCAGGCACAGGTGCTGCTGCGCCTCGTCGACACCAATGGGCGCAGTATCGAGCGCAGCATCAGCCGCCCTGTGCTCGCCAGCGGCGACCGCCTCGGCATCAAGCCGGTCTTCAGCGATGCTTCCGGGCTCGCCGAAGGCAGCGAGGCCCGCTTCGACATCGTGGCGGTTTCGCCCGAAGGCGAAGCCGTGGCCAAGGAAGGCCTAAACTGGAGCATTTCGCGCGTCGAGACGCATTACCAATGGTACCGCTCCGGCAGCAACTGGCGCTGGGAGGCCATCACCACGACCCGCGAAGTCGCCAGCGGCACCGCCGCTACGCCTGATGGCGGGCCGGCGACGATCGGCGCCAATGTCGATTGGGGGCGCTACCGGGTCGAAGTGGATAGCAGCGGGCCAGATGCGACCTCATCCAGCTATGAATTCTATGCCGGCTACTATTACGCCGATGCCGGCAGCGACACGCCCGACACATTGCAGGTCGCCCTCGACAAGCCCGGCTATAAGGTCGGCGACACCGCCCAGCTCAAGCTCGACCCGCAATTTGCCGGCACGGCGCTGGTCATGGTGATCGACAACCGCGTCATCGCCATGCAGGCGGTCGACGTGCCCGAAGGCGGCACCACGGTGCCGCTCGAAGTCACCGATGAATGGGGCCCCGGCGCCTATGTCACGGCCATTCTCTATCGCCCGTCCGACGTGGCCGAAAAGCGCATGCCGTCGCGGGCCTTGGGCCTGGCCTTCGCCGATGTCGAGCCGGGCGACCGCAAGCTCGACGTCAGCCTCGATACGCCTGAGGTGACCCTGCCGCGGCAGAGCTTCACCACCACGGTGGAACTGGGCAACCTGGCCGCCGGCCAGCAGGCCTATGTGGCCGTGGCCGCGGTGGATCTGGGCATTCTCAATCTCACCAACTTCAAGGTGCCGGACCCGGACGGCTGGTATTTCGGCCAGCGCCAGCTCGGCATGGATATCCGTGACCTCTATGGCTCGCTGATCGATCCGACCCAGGGCCTGTCCGGTGCCATGCGCTCGGGCGGTGACGGCGGCTCGTCCCGCACCGGCACCCCGCCGCCGACTTCGGTTCTCGTCGCCCTCCATTCGGGCATTGTCGAGGTCGATGCCGACGGCAAGGCTACCATCACCTTCGATATGCCGGACTTCTCCGGCACGGTGCGGGTTATGGCCATGGCCTGGACCGACACGGCCGTCGGCCACGCCTCGGCCGATGTCATCGTGCGCGATCCTGTCGTCGTGACCCTCAGCCCGCCGCGCTTCCTGCGCGTGGGCGACGAGTCCCGCCTCTTGGTCGAGATCAACAATGTCGGCGGTGCCGATGGCAGCTATGGCGTTTCGCTCTCGACGGGTGAGGGCATTGCCACGCCGGCAGCGAACAGCGATGTCGAACTGGCCCAGGGTGAGCGAACGGCGCTCGATCTCAGGCTCAACGGCATGCAGATCGGTGATTGGCCGGTTGTGCTGACCATCACCGCGCCCGACGGCAGCACGCAGACCAAGGAATTGCTGCTCGGCGTGCGGCCGACCAGCGCCCCGGTCACCACCAGCCGCGTCCTGCCGATCAAGGCGGGCGAGAGCATCACCGTCGGACCGGACTATTTCGAGAGCTACATGACCGATACCGGCGCCATGACGCTGGCCATCGGCCCCATTGCCCGCCTCGATGTGCCCGGCCTGCTGCTGGCGCTCGATCGCTACCCCTATGGTTGTGCCGAGCAGGTTTCGAGCCGCGCCTTGCCGCTGCTCTACCTCAACGATGTGGCCAAGCTCGTGGGCGTCGCTGAAGACGACAAGCTCAACCAGACGGTGACAGACGCCATTGCCAACCTGCTCTCCAAGCAGAGTTCCAATGGCGGGTTCGGGCTCTGGGGGCCGTTCGATGGCGGCGACCTGTGGCTCGACGGCTATGTCACCGACTTCCTGCTGCGCGCCAAGGCGGCTGGCTATGCCGTGCCCGAACAATCGTTGACCATGGCTTTCGACAACCTGGCCAACCAGTTGTCCTATGCCTCCGACTTCGATGACGGCGGCGAAGACATCGCCTATGCGCTCTACGATCTGGCCCGGGCAGGGCGGGTCTCCATGGGCGACCTGCGCTACTATCACGAGGCGCGTCTCCAGGCCTTCGGTTCGCCGCTGGCCCAAGCGCAGCTCGGGGCGGCGCTGGCGCTCTATGGCGATCCGACGCGCGCCAAAACCGCTTTCGAGGCGGCCATTGTCGGGCTTAAGTCGCCTGACAATATCAAGCGCTATCGCGGCGACTATGGCAGCCGTATGCGCGATTATGCCGGCGTGCTGGCTTTGGCCGCCGAGTTCAAGCCTGCGGGCGTCAACCTCACGGAACTGGCCAATGAACTGGCCAAACTCCGCGACCGGGCGCGTTATACCTCGACGCAGGAAGATAGCTGGACCCTCATGGCCGCAGCAGCACTCGGCGCCTCCAGCACCGATGGCTCGATCACGCTCGATGGCGAAGCCCTCACGGGCCAGGTGTATCGGCGCTATGACCAAGCCGGTTTCGCACCGGTGGAAATCGCCAATACCGGCGCTGCCGATACCGAGGCCAAGGTGACCGTGACCGGCTATCCGATCACGCCGCCGCCGGCCACCAGCGACGGCTTCACCATCGCCCGCGAATATTTCCTGCCCGATGGTACGCCGGTCGATCCGCAGGCGGCGCCCATTGCGCAGAATGATCGCCTCGTCGTGGTGCTGACAGTACGGCCGCAAAACCTGGGTTCGGGCCAGTATCTCCTGGCTGATCCCTTGCCTGCGGGCTTCGAGATCGAAAATCCGGACCTCTCCGCCGGCAGCGGCGTGGCCGATTTCAGCTGGCTCGAGCTCAATGCGGCAACCCATGTGGAATCGCGGACCGACCAGTATGTCGCTGCCTTCCGTTATTTCGATCAAACCGGCACCTTCACCACCGCCTATCTGGTGCGGGCCGTGTCGCCGGGCACCTTCGTGCTGCCCGGTGCGACGGTGGAAGATATGTATCGCCCCGAATTCCGGGCGAACACCGCCGCCGGCGCCATCGAGGTCACGCCGACCGGGCCATGA
- the dksA gene encoding RNA polymerase-binding protein DksA: protein MSSVAEVIEYRPSDNEPFMNPRQREYFRAKLNAWKDDILRESRETLENLQEESQNHPDMADRASSESDRSLELRTRDRQRKLISKIDAALKRIDDGTYGYCEETGDPIGIARLDARPIATLSLEAQEMHERREKVYRDE from the coding sequence ATGTCTTCGGTTGCAGAAGTGATTGAATACCGGCCCAGTGACAACGAGCCGTTCATGAATCCGCGCCAGCGGGAGTATTTCCGGGCCAAGCTCAACGCCTGGAAGGATGACATTCTCCGCGAGAGCCGGGAAACCCTCGAAAACCTGCAGGAAGAGAGCCAGAATCACCCTGACATGGCCGATCGGGCCAGCTCCGAGAGTGATCGTTCCCTGGAACTGCGCACCCGCGATCGGCAGCGCAAGCTGATCTCCAAGATCGACGCCGCGCTGAAGCGCATCGATGACGGCACCTACGGCTATTGCGAGGAAACCGGCGATCCCATCGGCATTGCCCGGCTCGACGCCCGCCCCATCGCCACGCTGAGCCTGGAAGCCCAGGAAATGCACGAGCGCCGCGAAAAGGTGTACCGGGACGAATAG